A window of Paenibacillus polygoni contains these coding sequences:
- a CDS encoding DUF4179 domain-containing protein, giving the protein MKNHLHKKEEPIDQVIRMIREKEAPIDLTDLVMEVIYQNKTNRRGRKKMWRKITVSTAIAASAVMVIVGSGFVSPTMAGSLQQIPGIKSIFAFVDDLGLRTASEKKLAATPNVSVVRGDTTFTVPEIIYDGTRVSLSLVRTTQDNSDETGEKLNEDLSGYTLQINGRDIHEFAPKYGEIPRFFHPGASENSVILEFSDLRNQEGTPFPDSFILTLNLEVKPFEDPVVIHIPVEKTKQDIVDISPNETKTHGIYTITLERVELTPITTNITTHFVLPEGMRYDPLTNDLGYDVYDDEGNELRIVSGNGRGQANSSGMISDLRLEPFTTLPSKIIIKPYQNIYSDTEKGNYKYDEEGNVMKTYFPELEFEVEIEK; this is encoded by the coding sequence ATGAAGAATCATTTACATAAAAAAGAGGAACCCATAGATCAGGTCATCCGAATGATACGAGAAAAAGAGGCTCCTATCGATCTTACGGATCTAGTGATGGAGGTGATTTATCAAAATAAAACAAACCGCAGGGGGCGAAAGAAGATGTGGAGGAAAATCACGGTTTCAACGGCTATAGCGGCTTCAGCAGTCATGGTGATAGTAGGGAGTGGATTTGTGTCACCAACGATGGCGGGTTCGTTGCAGCAAATTCCGGGAATAAAGAGTATCTTTGCATTTGTGGATGATCTTGGACTGAGAACAGCATCAGAGAAAAAATTAGCGGCTACCCCAAATGTTAGTGTGGTTCGAGGGGATACCACATTTACGGTCCCTGAAATCATCTATGACGGCACGAGGGTATCCCTCAGTCTAGTACGTACGACGCAGGATAATTCAGATGAGACAGGAGAGAAGCTGAACGAAGATCTAAGCGGCTATACGCTGCAGATCAACGGTAGAGATATCCATGAGTTTGCGCCTAAATATGGTGAGATACCTAGATTTTTTCATCCTGGAGCATCTGAGAATTCTGTGATTTTGGAATTTTCCGATTTGCGAAATCAAGAAGGAACACCTTTTCCTGATTCGTTCATTCTTACATTAAACCTGGAAGTTAAACCATTTGAGGATCCTGTTGTTATACATATCCCCGTTGAGAAGACGAAACAGGACATCGTTGATATTTCTCCTAATGAGACCAAGACCCATGGAATCTATACCATAACTTTAGAAAGAGTAGAACTAACACCAATAACGACAAATATCACGACTCATTTCGTTCTTCCGGAAGGAATGAGATATGATCCGCTAACAAACGATTTGGGTTACGATGTGTATGATGATGAAGGTAATGAGCTGAGAATAGTTAGTGGAAATGGGAGAGGTCAGGCAAATAGCTCTGGAATGATTTCAGATCTCCGGCTAGAACCTTTTACTACGCTCCCGTCTAAGATCATTATCAAACCTTATCAAAATATATATAGTGACACCGAAAAAGGTAATTATAAGTATGATGAGGAAGGGAATGTGATGAAAACCTATTTTCCTGAACTAGAGTTTGAAGTGGAAATTGAGAAATAG
- a CDS encoding radical SAM protein: MPNRPYLYHELTNSICTTCYRKVEAKVIEEDGKIYMVKRCLIHGPEKVLISTDVEYYHRTRQFIKHSEMPLVWNTPIKYGCPYDCGLCPDHEQHSCLTLLEITDHCNLQCPICFAESSPHRTSYRSLAQIEFMLDRIIENEGEADIVQISGGEPTTHPDFFEILDMCKSRPIKHIMVNTNGIRIAQDREFARKLSEYAPGFEVYLQFDSFEAHVLKELRGADLRRIRQQAIDHLNEFNISTTLVVTLKKGLNDGEIGDIIQYGLQQKAVRGVTIQPIQAAGRLEGYDAATDRLTVSEVRQMIIDQSGVFDEDDILPVPCHPDCLAMGYALKLGGQVIPLTGMIDPDILLEGDSNTIVFEQDPVIRDKMFELLSTGHSPESSALSLKSLLCCLPLAAVPEEITYDNVFRVIIMQFLDAHNFDVRSVKKSCVHIVHPDGRIIPFDTYNLFYRDDKEELLKERKNEIVTAWDRDTKVVPVSEN, translated from the coding sequence ATGCCTAACCGTCCTTATCTCTATCACGAACTGACCAACAGTATATGTACGACCTGTTATCGCAAAGTAGAAGCCAAGGTAATTGAAGAAGACGGTAAAATCTACATGGTCAAAAGGTGCCTCATTCACGGACCGGAGAAAGTGCTGATCTCCACCGATGTAGAGTATTATCACCGGACTCGTCAGTTTATTAAGCATTCAGAAATGCCGCTCGTGTGGAATACTCCGATTAAGTACGGATGCCCTTATGACTGCGGATTATGTCCAGATCATGAGCAGCATAGCTGCCTAACCTTACTAGAGATTACCGATCACTGTAATCTGCAGTGTCCGATCTGTTTTGCAGAATCTTCACCGCATCGTACCTCGTACCGGTCACTTGCACAGATTGAATTTATGTTAGACCGCATTATTGAAAATGAAGGCGAAGCAGACATCGTGCAAATCAGCGGCGGCGAGCCGACGACACATCCTGATTTTTTTGAAATTTTGGATATGTGTAAATCGCGGCCCATCAAACATATTATGGTGAACACGAATGGAATTCGCATTGCACAGGACCGGGAATTTGCCCGTAAGTTATCTGAATATGCTCCTGGATTTGAGGTTTATTTGCAGTTCGACAGTTTTGAAGCACATGTACTAAAAGAGCTGCGCGGGGCAGACCTGAGACGGATACGCCAGCAGGCAATTGACCATTTAAATGAATTTAACATCTCTACAACCTTAGTTGTTACGCTGAAAAAGGGCCTTAATGACGGAGAGATCGGTGACATTATTCAGTATGGTCTTCAGCAGAAAGCCGTTCGCGGAGTCACCATTCAGCCTATTCAGGCGGCAGGGAGACTCGAAGGATATGACGCTGCAACAGATCGTTTGACGGTGAGTGAAGTGAGGCAGATGATCATTGACCAGTCGGGAGTATTTGACGAAGATGATATTTTGCCGGTTCCATGTCACCCGGACTGCCTCGCCATGGGATATGCGCTGAAGCTTGGCGGACAAGTTATTCCGCTGACCGGAATGATTGATCCTGACATTTTACTTGAAGGGGACAGCAATACGATCGTATTTGAACAGGACCCGGTGATCCGAGATAAAATGTTCGAGCTATTGTCGACCGGCCACTCGCCGGAGTCTTCTGCTCTTTCGCTGAAAAGCCTGCTTTGCTGCCTGCCGCTCGCTGCTGTTCCTGAAGAGATTACGTATGACAACGTGTTCCGGGTGATCATTATGCAGTTCCTTGATGCACACAACTTTGATGTGCGCTCTGTCAAAAAGTCCTGTGTTCACATTGTCCATCCTGATGGACGAATCATTCCTTTTGATACTTATAATTTGTTCTATCGGGACGATAAGGAAGAGCTGCTGAAAGAACGGAAAAATGAGATTGTAACCGCATGGGATCGAGATACCAAGGTCGTACCAGTGAGTGAGAATTAG
- a CDS encoding SDR family oxidoreductase, with translation MGIIEKMRLDGKKIFVTGGARGIGKSVATAFCEAGADVAIVDLDFEEAKKTAAELESNHGIQAIAIKADVTDPEDVNAMMEKVLDAFGRLDVAFCNAGICMNIPAEDMTYEQWKKVIDINLTGVFLTAQAAGKVMLKQGGGSIINTASMSAHIVNVPQPQCSYNASKAGVIQLTKSLAVEWATRNVRVNSISPGYIGTELTLNSPSLQPLIEQWNQMAPLGRMGRPEELQSICVYLAGDTSSFTTGADFVVDGAFTCI, from the coding sequence ATGGGAATTATTGAAAAAATGAGATTAGACGGAAAGAAGATCTTCGTTACAGGCGGTGCGAGAGGAATTGGCAAAAGTGTTGCAACCGCTTTCTGTGAGGCAGGAGCCGATGTAGCTATCGTGGACCTGGATTTTGAAGAAGCAAAGAAAACAGCTGCCGAACTAGAAAGTAATCATGGAATTCAGGCGATTGCTATTAAAGCGGATGTCACAGATCCAGAAGATGTGAATGCTATGATGGAAAAAGTGCTGGATGCCTTTGGACGGTTGGATGTTGCTTTCTGTAATGCTGGAATCTGCATGAATATACCTGCTGAGGATATGACATATGAACAATGGAAAAAAGTAATCGATATCAATCTTACCGGGGTGTTTTTAACGGCTCAAGCTGCTGGAAAAGTGATGTTAAAGCAAGGCGGGGGTTCCATTATTAACACGGCTTCGATGTCAGCACATATCGTAAATGTACCGCAGCCGCAGTGTTCTTATAATGCTTCTAAAGCAGGTGTCATCCAATTGACAAAATCTCTAGCGGTAGAGTGGGCGACTAGAAATGTGCGCGTGAATAGTATCAGTCCAGGCTACATAGGAACAGAACTTACGTTAAATTCCCCAAGCTTACAACCATTAATTGAACAATGGAATCAAATGGCTCCTCTTGGCAGAATGGGAAGACCGGAAGAACTACAATCCATTTGTGTTTACCTTGCAGGGGATACGAGCAGCTTTACTACGGGAGCAGACTTTGTAGTGGATGGCGCTTTTACTTGCATCTAA
- a CDS encoding ROK family transcriptional regulator gives MDHNITFRDIKKSNYSSIYHLIYQNEKLSKQEIANQLHLSLPTVTQNLVRLEKEKLIEKNGQFESSVGRRATAYALCPQARVSIGVEIQRNTICISAVDLLGVVFHKTNLSLTYANEESYFKQVSQAVQAFISSLMIEQEQVLGVGFAIQALTSADGQNITYGKILNCTGLHISVFSQHLDYPCRFFHDAKCAATTELWIRKDIDDAVYLSIGTHLGGAIIINGQIYMGNEGHSGTVEHMTIDPRGSLCYCGKTGCMETLCSVSALLKEDESLEFFFQQLRSGIPSYMERWNVFLDHLALSINNIHLVINREFILGGHISPYLTEHDIQLLHEKVYERTAFPSNEPFIYISRSSENGVSNGAAITFIQSFLNEI, from the coding sequence ATGGATCATAACATTACATTTAGGGATATAAAGAAAAGTAATTACTCATCGATTTATCATCTTATTTATCAAAATGAGAAGCTTTCAAAACAAGAAATCGCAAATCAACTTCATCTGAGTCTGCCAACTGTAACTCAAAATTTAGTTCGCTTAGAAAAGGAAAAACTGATTGAAAAGAACGGGCAATTTGAATCCTCGGTTGGAAGACGTGCAACGGCATATGCATTATGTCCGCAGGCTCGTGTCAGCATAGGGGTTGAAATTCAAAGAAATACAATTTGTATTTCCGCAGTAGATTTGCTCGGTGTTGTTTTTCATAAAACCAACCTGTCACTTACATACGCAAATGAAGAGAGTTACTTTAAACAAGTAAGTCAAGCTGTACAAGCTTTCATCTCCTCTCTTATGATCGAACAAGAGCAAGTCTTGGGTGTTGGTTTTGCAATACAAGCATTAACATCAGCAGATGGACAAAACATTACCTACGGAAAAATATTAAATTGTACGGGGCTCCACATTTCTGTTTTTTCACAGCACCTTGATTATCCTTGCCGTTTTTTTCATGATGCCAAATGTGCTGCAACCACGGAACTGTGGATCAGGAAAGATATTGACGATGCTGTCTATCTGTCGATTGGTACGCATCTTGGGGGAGCCATCATTATCAATGGCCAAATTTATATGGGGAATGAAGGACATAGCGGCACGGTAGAACATATGACAATCGATCCACGTGGTTCTCTTTGCTACTGCGGAAAAACAGGATGTATGGAAACACTATGTTCTGTTAGTGCGCTATTAAAAGAAGATGAATCGTTAGAATTTTTCTTCCAACAGTTACGTTCTGGAATCCCTTCCTATATGGAAAGATGGAATGTATTCTTAGATCATTTAGCACTATCGATCAACAATATTCATCTTGTCATTAATAGAGAATTTATTCTGGGCGGTCATATATCTCCTTACTTAACAGAACATGATATTCAACTTCTTCATGAGAAAGTTTATGAGCGCACCGCTTTTCCTAGCAATGAGCCATTTATTTATATTAGCCGTTCATCTGAAAATGGAGTTTCTAATGGCGCTGCCATTACTTTTATTCAATCCTTTTTAAATGAGATTTAG
- a CDS encoding ABC transporter ATP-binding protein has translation MLQVESVHVHYGERPIVQNLSLTVQKGEVVSIIGPNGSGKSTLLKSISGLIPYASGTVTIDGKELQEMNVREVAKQLCMLSQSNVSPMDMTVRDLVGFGRMPHKKWYEQLTQEDREIIQWSLEQTNMTRYEHRLVHSLSGGESRKAWLAMALAQRPKLLLLDEPTTYLDIAHQLDVLELVKTLNKELGITVVMVLHDLNHASLYSDKVCVIQNGERKAYGTPKDVLNQDLIRSVYGVEVEVEIMNERKPRIHVLHKI, from the coding sequence TTGCTGCAAGTAGAATCGGTACATGTACATTACGGAGAACGGCCAATTGTTCAGAACCTGTCGCTTACCGTTCAAAAAGGAGAAGTTGTCTCCATCATCGGACCGAATGGGTCAGGGAAATCAACATTGCTCAAAAGTATATCCGGCCTTATTCCTTACGCAAGCGGCACAGTGACCATTGATGGTAAGGAACTCCAAGAGATGAATGTCCGAGAAGTGGCGAAGCAGCTATGTATGTTGTCTCAATCAAATGTAAGCCCTATGGATATGACCGTTCGAGATTTGGTTGGTTTTGGACGGATGCCGCATAAAAAATGGTACGAACAACTCACTCAGGAGGATCGTGAGATCATTCAGTGGTCACTTGAACAGACAAATATGACAAGGTATGAACACCGTTTGGTTCATTCCTTATCAGGCGGGGAGTCAAGAAAAGCTTGGCTTGCCATGGCTCTCGCCCAGCGTCCCAAGCTGCTATTACTCGATGAACCGACTACCTATCTGGATATTGCGCATCAACTGGATGTTTTGGAGCTTGTGAAGACACTGAATAAGGAACTTGGGATCACGGTAGTTATGGTGCTGCATGATCTGAACCATGCGAGTCTATACAGCGATAAAGTATGTGTCATTCAGAACGGGGAGCGAAAAGCATACGGAACCCCGAAGGATGTACTAAACCAGGATTTAATTCGAAGTGTATACGGTGTAGAAGTGGAAGTAGAGATAATGAACGAGAGAAAACCAAGAATACACGTACTTCACAAAATATAA
- a CDS encoding HugZ family pyridoxamine 5'-phosphate oxidase: MMNMNRINMEEVKNNYLQFAGELRSLMLSTLDEEGKPFISYAPFVAHDNKMYIYISRIANHYHYMDKRPQVDVMLIEDEAASGNLFARQRARFPCTAKNVGNEGYPEVFALFEEKFPAKLVTMLRGLDFNLFELTPKTGRYVAGFGLAFDLDLAGEQIEHVARDGHASSAAAK; this comes from the coding sequence ATGATGAATATGAATCGAATCAATATGGAAGAAGTGAAAAATAACTATTTACAATTTGCAGGTGAGCTGAGATCGCTCATGTTAAGTACGTTAGATGAGGAAGGGAAGCCTTTCATTTCTTATGCTCCTTTTGTAGCGCATGACAATAAAATGTACATCTATATCAGCCGCATTGCAAATCACTATCATTATATGGATAAACGTCCGCAAGTGGACGTGATGCTAATTGAAGATGAAGCAGCTTCGGGTAATTTATTTGCAAGACAGCGGGCTCGTTTCCCTTGTACAGCGAAAAATGTGGGAAATGAGGGATACCCGGAAGTATTTGCTCTGTTCGAAGAAAAGTTTCCAGCGAAACTTGTAACGATGCTGCGGGGACTCGATTTCAACTTGTTCGAGCTTACTCCCAAGACAGGAAGATACGTGGCAGGCTTTGGTCTTGCTTTTGATCTAGACCTTGCCGGAGAACAGATTGAACATGTAGCCCGCGATGGTCATGCCAGCAGTGCAGCAGCGAAATAA
- a CDS encoding DinB family protein — protein MSTFATVMPVWNAIQSRFLNTVKQLTTEELALQMDDTSIGYMLRHNAEVEYMFAAWFFNKPMPEDLVIHTHRGAARSKETFTNLAELVSFLEESQTWLIAGMSELPESEWNEIKKCPIGDSTPLEAVGRLMYHTGIHAGQISFIMKLHAAKQV, from the coding sequence ATGTCTACCTTTGCTACGGTCATGCCCGTATGGAATGCAATTCAAAGCCGTTTTCTAAATACGGTGAAGCAGCTAACTACAGAGGAACTCGCACTTCAAATGGACGATACTTCGATTGGATATATGCTCAGGCATAATGCCGAGGTAGAGTATATGTTTGCCGCATGGTTTTTTAATAAGCCGATGCCGGAAGATCTTGTGATTCATACCCACCGAGGGGCTGCACGCAGTAAAGAAACATTTACAAATCTTGCAGAGCTCGTATCGTTTTTAGAGGAGTCTCAAACCTGGCTTATTGCGGGAATGTCGGAGCTGCCTGAATCTGAGTGGAACGAGATAAAAAAATGTCCTATTGGCGACTCCACACCACTCGAAGCCGTAGGAAGGCTTATGTATCATACAGGAATTCATGCAGGACAGATTTCATTTATAATGAAGCTGCATGCAGCAAAGCAGGTATAG
- a CDS encoding prolipoprotein diacylglyceryl transferase, protein MDFPVYLTIGSLRIHPHVLFESLSYFIGFRVYLWTRRPSGMSALMSLQILAGTILGAAIGAKLLFWLEDPVATWEHLSQGQLLWGGKTIVGGLLGGLIGVELTKRWVGWSQSTGDDFVYPLMLGLCIGRIGCFLTGLTDHTYGTPTTWITGVDFGDGVARHPAQLYEIFFLIILAILLIPLNRQSRGKSSTSTQVKYVSGRMFQWFMAGYLLFRLGIEWIKPTPHPYLGLNNIQLACIAGVLYYAWLIYGRKKVGHQITSTNMQA, encoded by the coding sequence ATGGATTTTCCTGTGTATCTTACTATTGGGTCCTTACGGATTCACCCCCATGTACTATTTGAGTCCCTTAGCTATTTTATTGGATTTAGGGTCTATCTATGGACAAGAAGACCGAGCGGGATGTCTGCCCTGATGAGCCTGCAAATCTTAGCAGGTACGATTCTGGGTGCAGCGATTGGTGCCAAGTTGCTGTTTTGGCTTGAAGACCCGGTCGCTACTTGGGAGCATCTTAGTCAAGGACAACTCTTATGGGGCGGAAAGACGATTGTCGGGGGGTTACTCGGAGGACTGATCGGGGTGGAACTTACCAAGCGCTGGGTAGGATGGTCCCAATCGACGGGGGATGATTTTGTGTATCCACTGATGCTCGGTCTTTGTATAGGAAGGATCGGATGTTTCCTTACCGGCCTTACAGATCATACCTATGGTACGCCGACAACATGGATTACGGGTGTGGATTTTGGAGATGGGGTGGCTCGTCATCCAGCGCAGCTCTATGAGATTTTCTTTCTTATTATCTTAGCTATACTGCTGATCCCGCTTAATCGTCAGAGTCGTGGTAAAAGCAGCACATCTACTCAAGTAAAGTATGTATCTGGACGGATGTTTCAGTGGTTTATGGCAGGATACCTATTGTTTCGTCTAGGGATTGAATGGATCAAACCAACGCCGCATCCGTACCTCGGACTGAACAATATTCAGCTTGCCTGCATCGCTGGTGTGCTTTATTATGCTTGGCTTATTTATGGCAGGAAGAAGGTAGGTCATCAAATAACGAGTACGAATATGCAAGCCTAA
- a CDS encoding FecCD family ABC transporter permease, whose amino-acid sequence MTYLILLIIIILAIGIGSVRLSPAEVLQTLTGSGSEQWNTILWNIRIPRVILALIIGANLAVSGALLQAVMHNPLADPGLTGVSSGAAVTVLFIMLVMPELSSLIPIAAIVGGGIAAAMVYGWAWTKTHGITPIRIILSGVAVNAVFGGVIGLLSILYSDKLPAALSWMNGSLSGKGMDTVLTILPYSAVGWIMALLCIRQANILRLGEQAAHNLGQNINRVRITLSFVAVFLASVSVSMVGLVGFVGLIVPHMARMMIGSDYKYSLPFSLALGAVVLIVADTIGRSMFSPLEIPAGIVMAMVGGPYFLYLMRKGGA is encoded by the coding sequence ATGACGTATCTCATCTTACTGATCATTATTATTCTTGCTATCGGCATCGGAAGCGTGAGGTTGTCTCCTGCGGAAGTCCTTCAGACTTTAACCGGATCGGGAAGTGAACAATGGAACACCATCCTATGGAATATACGTATCCCCCGCGTGATCCTCGCACTCATCATCGGGGCCAATCTAGCAGTTTCGGGTGCGCTGCTGCAAGCGGTAATGCATAATCCGCTGGCAGACCCTGGACTGACTGGCGTTTCCAGCGGTGCTGCGGTTACTGTGCTTTTTATCATGCTGGTCATGCCAGAGTTATCTTCGCTTATTCCTATTGCAGCTATTGTCGGCGGAGGGATCGCTGCAGCGATGGTTTATGGATGGGCCTGGACGAAGACGCATGGGATAACGCCCATACGCATTATTTTATCAGGGGTAGCGGTGAATGCAGTATTTGGCGGAGTTATCGGACTGTTGTCTATTCTCTATAGTGATAAATTACCTGCTGCGCTCTCATGGATGAACGGGAGTTTATCGGGAAAAGGGATGGATACGGTGTTAACAATTCTACCTTATTCTGCGGTGGGATGGATTATGGCACTCCTATGTATACGGCAGGCGAATATTTTACGGCTTGGAGAACAGGCAGCACATAATCTCGGTCAAAACATAAATCGGGTGCGGATTACGCTTTCTTTTGTTGCTGTCTTTCTTGCTTCTGTCTCTGTCTCCATGGTAGGGCTTGTCGGCTTCGTTGGACTCATCGTTCCGCATATGGCACGTATGATGATCGGTTCGGATTATAAATACAGCCTTCCTTTTAGCTTAGCACTGGGAGCTGTCGTATTGATTGTAGCCGATACCATCGGCAGATCGATGTTTAGTCCGCTTGAAATTCCGGCGGGTATTGTAATGGCGATGGTCGGAGGGCCTTATTTTCTCTATCTGATGCGTAAAGGAGGGGCATAG
- a CDS encoding B-box zinc finger protein: MAEFLCMNHPDQQAVAQCRRCGKPICENCYDPATGYCRDQCINNGAVSSVHEPKKNILLQVIVAILAIIGGLAILLITICGAFLLSY; this comes from the coding sequence ATGGCGGAATTTCTCTGTATGAACCATCCGGATCAGCAGGCTGTTGCTCAGTGTAGAAGATGTGGTAAGCCGATCTGTGAGAACTGCTATGACCCAGCGACGGGGTATTGCCGTGATCAGTGTATCAATAATGGAGCAGTTTCTTCTGTTCATGAGCCTAAGAAAAATATTCTTTTGCAAGTCATTGTGGCAATCTTAGCAATCATTGGAGGACTTGCCATACTCTTAATTACGATATGCGGTGCCTTTTTGTTATCGTACTAA
- a CDS encoding HEAT repeat domain-containing protein — protein sequence MNEQQLLNLLNDMAGDGLVYIEEEGYSTSEGAPAWNATRKAEKLDRIALIPILCNLLEKAKKETLKQDIYFVLGNIGVNTGDPRVVHILLKRLEAEKNKYTLDSILSQLAKQKEVSNCAPILQFIDDPRWLVRHSAFQALSKCKCSAAEEALIQVITTSQDEYDLFYAIGSLCDLGATRSVPYLLPLMKHPKGEVRRSALSALDQLGDSTFLPLFIEAMKDRSPAVKYYALLAIQNHGDETAIDSVYQRVKTMLKRMRSIESNELVPAFEFLNRYREKYNHIQELFEWIISKKWDYLFDEEKDMVKKIVT from the coding sequence ATGAATGAACAACAACTATTAAACCTATTGAACGATATGGCGGGAGATGGACTCGTTTATATAGAAGAGGAAGGATATTCCACGAGTGAAGGTGCACCTGCTTGGAATGCAACTAGAAAAGCAGAAAAATTAGATCGTATTGCACTTATTCCGATCCTCTGTAACCTATTAGAAAAGGCAAAAAAAGAAACCTTGAAACAAGATATTTATTTTGTGCTCGGTAACATTGGAGTAAATACAGGTGATCCACGCGTAGTCCATATTCTTTTAAAACGACTCGAAGCAGAAAAAAACAAGTATACTTTAGACAGTATTCTCTCTCAACTCGCCAAGCAAAAGGAAGTTTCTAACTGTGCGCCTATCCTTCAATTTATTGATGATCCTCGCTGGTTAGTCCGTCACTCCGCCTTTCAAGCTTTAAGTAAATGTAAATGTTCTGCCGCGGAAGAGGCTTTAATCCAAGTTATTACTACATCACAAGATGAATATGATCTTTTTTATGCAATCGGTTCTCTCTGTGATCTTGGGGCAACCCGCTCGGTCCCTTATCTTCTTCCTTTAATGAAACATCCAAAAGGCGAAGTGAGACGCTCTGCTCTTAGTGCCCTAGATCAACTGGGAGATTCCACATTTCTGCCTCTTTTTATTGAAGCGATGAAAGATCGCTCTCCTGCTGTTAAATATTATGCTTTGTTAGCAATTCAGAATCATGGAGATGAAACGGCGATAGACTCTGTCTATCAACGAGTAAAAACGATGTTAAAAAGAATGCGATCAATAGAAAGCAATGAATTAGTGCCTGCGTTTGAATTTCTAAATCGATATAGAGAAAAATATAACCACATTCAAGAATTATTTGAATGGATTATATCGAAAAAGTGGGACTATCTTTTTGATGAAGAGAAAGACATGGTTAAGAAGATCGTCACATAA
- a CDS encoding RNA polymerase sigma factor: MNSIQRNSADDREQLHLDHMIQRIQQGETEPYRVIVEKYQRQIYVYCYYLLKQTEMTQDAVQDIFIKAYENIASYTRPGSFSAWLYKIAYNHCMNLNKKKFRDVELLQFFKNTYSAELAYKKDTQSSDRLEKLMDHLSFDEKHILLLRAVEDYSYDEIGQVMNIKAATARKKFERIRKKLIKRNGEGGLRV; encoded by the coding sequence TTGAACTCTATACAGCGGAACAGTGCAGATGATCGTGAACAATTACATTTAGATCATATGATCCAGAGGATACAGCAGGGAGAGACCGAGCCCTATAGAGTCATTGTCGAGAAGTATCAAAGGCAAATCTATGTATATTGTTATTACTTATTAAAGCAGACCGAAATGACACAGGATGCAGTCCAGGACATTTTTATTAAGGCGTATGAGAACATAGCAAGCTACACGAGACCTGGTTCCTTTTCAGCATGGCTCTACAAAATTGCGTACAACCACTGTATGAATCTCAATAAAAAGAAATTCCGAGATGTAGAGCTGCTCCAATTCTTTAAGAATACTTACTCGGCAGAACTGGCATACAAGAAGGATACCCAAAGCAGTGACAGATTAGAAAAACTAATGGATCATCTTTCTTTTGATGAAAAACATATTCTGCTGCTTCGTGCAGTGGAAGACTACTCTTATGATGAGATCGGACAAGTCATGAATATTAAAGCCGCTACGGCGAGGAAGAAATTTGAGCGCATACGTAAAAAACTGATCAAAAGGAATGGGGAAGGGGGGCTGCGTGTATGA